Proteins from one Caminicella sporogenes DSM 14501 genomic window:
- a CDS encoding YerC/YecD family TrpR-related protein, whose product MVYNSKLSSEFLDELFEAILLLRNREECYRFFEDICTIKELQSISQRLQVAKLLRENKTYHEIEDITGASTATISRVNRCIHYGADGYNIILDRLEKIKKEKNKDE is encoded by the coding sequence ATGGTGTATAATTCCAAACTTTCTTCAGAATTTTTAGACGAATTATTTGAGGCAATTTTACTTTTGAGAAATCGAGAAGAATGTTATAGATTTTTTGAAGATATATGTACGATTAAGGAATTACAATCTATTTCTCAAAGGCTTCAAGTTGCAAAACTTCTTAGGGAAAATAAGACGTATCATGAGATAGAAGATATAACTGGAGCTAGTACAGCAACTATAAGTAGAGTAAATAGATGTATTCATTATGGAGCTGATGGATATAACATTATTCTTGATAGATTAGAAAAAATTAAAAAAGAAAAAAACAAAGATGAATAG